In Capsicum annuum cultivar UCD-10X-F1 chromosome 11, UCD10Xv1.1, whole genome shotgun sequence, one genomic interval encodes:
- the LOC107846655 gene encoding auxin-responsive protein SAUR68-like: protein MAMRWQKFAAMQRKRISLTRNGSDADSFSKSSPSIVRKGHFVVYTIDQTSFVIPLDYLENVVIRQLLILSEEVFGLSSACPITVLSSQFLHVAVQLLLCSKKVKTNNFLFIESCYHVL, encoded by the coding sequence ATGGCTATGAGATGGCAGAAGTTTGCAGCCATGCAGAGGAAGAGAATCTCACTTACAAGAAATGGTAGTGATGCAGACAGTTTTAGTAAGTCTTCACCCTCTATAGTCAGAAAAGGTCATTTTGTAGTATATACAATTGATCAAACGAGCTTCGTGATTCCCTTGGATTATCTTGAAAATGTGGTCATCAGACAACTTTTAATCTTATCTGAAGAAGTGTTTGGCCTGTCAAGTGCTTGCCCCATTACAGTACTCTCCTCTCAATTCCTTCATGTTGCTGTTCAGCTTCTTCTTTGCAGCAAGAAAGTCAAAACCAACAACTTCTTGTTTATTGAGTCATGCTATCATGTTTTGTAA